In a single window of the Micromonospora sp. WMMD1155 genome:
- a CDS encoding FtsX-like permease family protein, whose protein sequence is MIRLTLRSLRAEALRMLLSALAVVLGVAFVAGTMIFVDGMRAGTYERAGTFDRHTDLGVYSAGREVLPPTLVDRVRAVDGVAAAAGELTDTAGVLGVDGRPVLGFTVLAAIPTEDALRSYDVVAGRLPDRAGEVVLDAETVAAEGFALGAAVRVGGATGPAHPYTLVGTVDVAGTARDVGGPFVGMVGPDALALTVRPGYGRVLVAARPGASVAALTERLRAVVGGEATVKSRAQILDEAVEDAVRNVEQFRMLLLIFVGVAVVVAGFVIANTFAIVLAQRTRRTALLRLIGATRGQVFRAAVLESAVLGLVPSACGVLLGVALAGGMRLMMSRLDAPVTGGLTVTGSTVVTGLLLGTALTVCAALLPAWRGTRVAPVAALTDAAVQPARAAGRVRLAVGAVVLTVGVAALAGAADAGQLLLVAVGGVLAFFGIVLFGPVLVPALARVFGWPARRVLGATGDLAVANTIRNPRRVAASATALVIGIGLVSAFMVGARSTKDGIERSVDAQIGTDFVVSGIGQNLPAALAGELAARPELGVVHEQLSTVVADVEIRAAHPALVGRTLGAVLAGDVARLGPGQVLVHREVAQARGWQVGSPVTVRGRSFRVAAVVTDDTSGDGAPTGHVIDMADEDFAALFPDQRGFLAEVDPAAGVSADRAREAIETVLGRYPTVNLMDQGAYKRMLTGTVDMLLVFVTALLGLAVVIALVGVANTLSLSVVERTRENAVLRAVGLTRGRMRGVLAVEAVLMALVGAVLGIGLGTGVSASAMALLARLGGDFHVVLPLGQLGLTLAVAVLAALLASVLPARRALSRPVVEALADQ, encoded by the coding sequence TTGATCCGCCTGACCCTGCGCTCGCTGCGTGCCGAGGCGCTGCGCATGCTGCTCTCCGCGCTGGCCGTCGTGCTCGGTGTCGCGTTCGTCGCCGGCACCATGATCTTCGTCGACGGGATGCGCGCCGGAACGTACGAGCGGGCCGGGACGTTCGACCGCCACACCGACCTGGGTGTCTACTCCGCCGGCCGGGAGGTGCTGCCGCCGACCCTGGTCGACCGGGTACGCGCTGTCGACGGGGTGGCCGCCGCGGCCGGTGAGTTGACCGACACCGCCGGGGTGCTCGGCGTCGACGGTCGACCGGTGCTCGGCTTCACCGTGCTCGCCGCCATCCCCACCGAGGACGCCCTGCGCTCGTACGACGTGGTCGCCGGACGGTTGCCCGACCGCGCCGGAGAGGTGGTGCTCGACGCGGAGACGGTCGCCGCGGAGGGTTTCGCGCTCGGTGCCGCGGTCCGAGTCGGCGGCGCCACCGGCCCGGCCCACCCGTACACCCTGGTCGGCACCGTCGACGTGGCCGGGACCGCCCGCGACGTCGGCGGCCCGTTCGTCGGCATGGTCGGACCGGACGCGCTGGCCCTCACCGTCCGGCCCGGATACGGCCGGGTCCTGGTGGCCGCCCGACCGGGGGCCTCCGTCGCGGCGCTGACCGAGCGGCTGCGCGCGGTGGTCGGCGGCGAGGCCACCGTGAAGAGCCGTGCGCAGATTCTCGACGAGGCCGTCGAGGACGCGGTCCGCAACGTGGAGCAGTTCCGGATGCTGTTGTTGATCTTCGTTGGGGTCGCCGTCGTGGTGGCCGGTTTCGTCATCGCCAACACGTTCGCGATCGTGTTGGCGCAGCGCACCCGCCGGACCGCCCTGCTGCGCCTGATCGGGGCCACCCGTGGTCAGGTGTTCCGGGCGGCCGTACTGGAGTCGGCGGTGCTGGGCCTGGTGCCCTCCGCGTGCGGGGTGCTGCTCGGGGTCGCCCTCGCCGGTGGGATGCGACTGATGATGTCCCGACTGGACGCGCCGGTCACCGGCGGCCTGACCGTGACCGGCTCGACCGTCGTCACCGGCCTGCTCCTGGGCACCGCGTTGACCGTGTGCGCCGCTCTGCTTCCGGCCTGGCGGGGGACCCGGGTCGCCCCGGTGGCCGCGCTCACCGACGCCGCGGTGCAGCCCGCGCGGGCTGCTGGTCGGGTACGCCTGGCCGTCGGCGCGGTGGTGCTGACCGTCGGTGTCGCGGCGCTGGCCGGTGCCGCCGACGCCGGTCAACTGCTGCTGGTGGCGGTCGGCGGGGTACTGGCCTTCTTCGGGATCGTGCTGTTCGGGCCGGTGCTCGTCCCGGCCCTGGCCCGGGTGTTCGGCTGGCCAGCTCGTCGCGTGCTCGGGGCGACCGGTGACCTGGCGGTGGCCAACACGATCCGCAACCCGCGGCGGGTCGCCGCGAGCGCCACCGCCCTGGTGATCGGGATCGGGCTGGTGTCGGCGTTCATGGTCGGCGCCCGCAGCACCAAGGACGGCATCGAACGCAGCGTGGACGCCCAGATCGGCACCGACTTCGTGGTCAGCGGTATCGGTCAGAACCTGCCGGCCGCGCTCGCCGGTGAGCTGGCCGCCCGCCCCGAGTTGGGTGTGGTGCACGAGCAGCTCAGCACGGTCGTCGCCGACGTCGAGATCCGCGCGGCCCACCCGGCGCTGGTCGGCCGGACCCTGGGCGCGGTGCTCGCCGGCGACGTCGCGCGGCTCGGGCCGGGGCAGGTGCTGGTGCACCGGGAGGTGGCGCAGGCACGCGGCTGGCAGGTCGGCTCACCGGTCACCGTGCGGGGCCGCTCGTTCCGGGTGGCCGCCGTGGTCACCGACGACACGTCCGGCGACGGCGCGCCGACCGGGCACGTCATCGACATGGCCGACGAGGACTTCGCCGCGCTCTTTCCCGACCAGCGCGGTTTCCTGGCCGAGGTGGACCCCGCCGCCGGGGTGAGCGCCGACCGGGCCCGGGAGGCGATCGAGACGGTGCTGGGCCGCTACCCGACGGTGAACCTGATGGACCAGGGCGCGTACAAGAGGATGCTGACCGGCACCGTCGACATGCTGCTCGTCTTCGTCACCGCGCTGCTCGGCCTGGCGGTCGTGATCGCCCTGGTCGGCGTGGCTAACACGCTGAGCCTGTCGGTGGTCGAGCGCACCAGGGAGAACGCCGTGCTCCGGGCGGTCGGGCTCACCCGGGGACGCATGCGGGGCGTACTCGCCGTGGAGGCGGTGCTGATGGCGCTGGTCGGCGCGGTGCTCGGCATCGGGCTGGGCACCGGCGTCAGCGCCTCCGCGATGGCCCTGCTGGCCCGCCTCGGCGGGGACTTCCACGTGGTGCTGCCGCTCGGTCAGCTCGGTCTGACCCTCGCCGTCGCGGTGCTGGCCGCCCTGCTCGCCTCGGTGCTACCGGCCCGTCGCGCGCTGTCCCGCCCGGTCGTCGAGGCGCTCGCCGACCAGTGA
- a CDS encoding serine/threonine-protein kinase, which yields MLSSEVVLSGRYRLDERVATGGMGDVWRASDLILGRQVAVKVLLPALVSDPDFIARFRAEARIMAALRHPGIVQVFDCGADDLPDDGGRADYLVMEFVAGEPLSKRIETAGRLDVAETMSIVAQAAAALNAAHRGGIVHRDVKPSNLLVQEDGTVVLVDFGVARSTDITSITSTNAVPGTALYMAPEQAAGRPVSGATDIYALGAVTYCCLTGSPPFTGDNPLQVAVRHLDDEPPELPHDIPEAVRALVSRALAKDPLDRFTSGAAMAEAARTAVTGGEPPTAMATPIPLRDAGPGTRTDAPVGAAVASAAQSRRHRRRGPLVGAAAAVLVALVGLGAALGAARNAGEDPAVKLPTTSPTVAPSGPAELPAANEQVVTVDPGRPGRPHAPSTPSASTSATPSVRPSQTSSSPTPTGTPTGTTAPTGGPTGEPSTTPTSATPTATESTPTVPEGSGDG from the coding sequence GTGTTGTCATCGGAGGTCGTGCTCAGCGGTCGCTACCGCTTGGACGAACGTGTCGCCACCGGCGGTATGGGCGATGTCTGGCGTGCCTCCGACCTGATCCTCGGCCGCCAGGTCGCGGTCAAGGTGCTGCTGCCGGCGTTGGTCTCCGACCCGGATTTCATCGCCCGGTTCCGGGCCGAGGCGCGGATCATGGCGGCGCTGCGGCACCCGGGCATCGTTCAGGTCTTCGACTGCGGCGCCGACGACCTGCCCGACGACGGCGGCCGAGCGGACTACCTCGTGATGGAGTTCGTCGCCGGCGAGCCGTTGTCCAAGCGCATCGAGACGGCCGGTCGGCTCGACGTGGCCGAGACGATGTCGATCGTGGCCCAGGCCGCCGCCGCGTTGAACGCGGCGCACCGCGGCGGCATCGTGCACCGGGACGTCAAGCCCAGCAACCTGCTGGTGCAGGAGGACGGCACCGTCGTCCTGGTGGACTTCGGGGTGGCCCGTTCCACCGACATCACCAGCATCACCAGCACCAACGCGGTGCCGGGCACCGCCCTCTACATGGCTCCCGAGCAGGCCGCCGGTCGGCCGGTGAGCGGTGCCACCGACATTTACGCGTTGGGCGCGGTCACCTACTGCTGCCTCACCGGCAGTCCGCCGTTCACCGGCGACAACCCACTCCAGGTCGCGGTGCGTCACCTGGACGACGAACCGCCGGAGTTGCCGCACGACATCCCGGAGGCGGTCCGCGCCCTGGTGTCACGGGCCCTGGCGAAGGATCCGCTCGACCGCTTCACCAGCGGCGCGGCGATGGCCGAGGCCGCCCGGACCGCGGTCACCGGCGGCGAGCCTCCGACGGCGATGGCCACGCCGATCCCGTTGCGCGACGCCGGCCCGGGCACCCGTACCGACGCGCCGGTCGGCGCGGCGGTGGCGAGCGCGGCGCAGTCCCGGCGTCACCGGCGGCGGGGTCCCCTGGTCGGCGCGGCCGCGGCCGTGCTGGTCGCGCTGGTCGGGCTCGGTGCCGCGTTGGGAGCGGCGCGCAACGCCGGCGAGGATCCGGCGGTGAAGCTGCCCACCACGTCGCCGACTGTGGCGCCGAGCGGCCCGGCGGAACTACCGGCGGCGAACGAGCAGGTCGTCACCGTCGATCCGGGCCGACCCGGTCGGCCGCATGCCCCCAGCACCCCGTCCGCCTCGACGTCCGCGACGCCGAGCGTGCGACCCAGCCAGACGAGCAGTTCACCGACGCCGACGGGGACGCCGACCGGGACCACCGCGCCGACGGGCGGCCCGACCGGCGAGCCGAGCACCACGCCGACGTCGGCCACGCCCACCGCGACGGAGAGCACACCGACCGTTCCGGAGGGCTCGGGCGACGGGTAG
- the egtD gene encoding L-histidine N(alpha)-methyltransferase produces the protein MTAEPLEVYLEERDLERGLRDDVRAGLSAEQKWLPPKWFYDARGSELFEEITRLPEYYPTRAERTVLAERAPDIAASTGAKTLIELGSGSSEKTRLLLDAFTRRGGLGTFVPLDVSVSALRGSTAQIAADYPGLRVRGIVGDFTRQLDRLPTGGRRLVVFLGGTIGNLLPAERAAFLTAMRAALEVGDWLLLGTDLVKDPSVIVPAYDDAAGVTAEFNRNVLHVINRELGADFDPGAFDHVALWDAEHEWIEMRLRATRPMRVRVLGMTVDFAAGEDLRTEVSAKFHREGVAAELGAAGFATAEFWTDPGGLFGVTLARAR, from the coding sequence ATGACGGCGGAACCGCTGGAGGTCTACCTCGAGGAGCGCGATCTGGAGCGTGGTCTGCGCGACGACGTTCGGGCCGGGCTGAGCGCCGAGCAGAAGTGGTTGCCGCCGAAGTGGTTCTACGATGCCCGGGGCAGCGAGTTGTTCGAGGAGATCACCCGACTTCCCGAGTACTACCCCACCCGGGCGGAGCGGACGGTGCTGGCCGAGCGTGCTCCGGACATCGCGGCGTCGACCGGGGCCAAGACGTTGATCGAGTTGGGTTCCGGGTCGTCGGAGAAGACCCGCCTGTTGTTGGACGCGTTCACCCGCCGGGGTGGGCTGGGCACGTTCGTCCCGCTGGACGTGTCGGTCAGCGCGCTGCGGGGGTCCACGGCCCAGATCGCCGCCGACTATCCGGGCCTGCGGGTGCGGGGCATCGTGGGCGACTTCACCCGGCAGTTGGACCGGTTGCCCACCGGCGGTCGACGGCTGGTGGTGTTCCTCGGCGGCACCATCGGCAACCTGCTGCCCGCCGAGCGGGCCGCCTTCCTGACGGCGATGCGTGCGGCGTTGGAGGTCGGCGACTGGCTGCTGCTCGGCACGGACCTGGTGAAGGACCCGTCGGTGATCGTGCCCGCCTACGACGACGCGGCCGGGGTCACCGCCGAGTTCAACCGCAACGTGCTCCACGTGATCAATCGTGAGTTGGGTGCCGACTTCGACCCGGGGGCGTTCGACCATGTCGCTCTCTGGGATGCGGAGCACGAGTGGATCGAGATGCGGCTGCGGGCGACCCGGCCGATGCGGGTGCGGGTGTTGGGCATGACCGTCGACTTCGCGGCGGGGGAGGACCTGCGTACCGAGGTGTCGGCGAAGTTCCACCGGGAGGGGGTCGCCGCGGAGCTGGGGGCGGCGGGCTTCGCCACGGCGGAGTTCTGGACGGACCCGGGTGGGCTCTTCGGGGTCACGTTGGCGCGGGCCCGGTGA
- a CDS encoding TMEM165/GDT1 family protein codes for MEGFLAALVVSFGVIFVAELGDKSQLMALTFATRFKPIPVLIGITVATAVVHLASVAIGAGLGAVLPTEWISLVAGVAFLGFGAWTLRGDKLTEEEKRKAEKTNKTALVAVSVAFFLAELGDKTMLATITLATKYGWFGTWLGSTIGMVAADALAILVGRMLGRRLPEKTIKYGAAILFAVSGLWLILEAVNELT; via the coding sequence ATGGAGGGATTTCTCGCCGCGCTGGTCGTCAGCTTCGGCGTCATCTTCGTCGCGGAGCTGGGGGACAAGTCCCAGTTGATGGCGTTGACCTTCGCCACGCGGTTCAAGCCGATTCCGGTGCTGATCGGTATCACGGTCGCCACGGCGGTGGTGCACCTGGCGTCGGTGGCCATCGGCGCGGGCCTCGGGGCGGTGTTGCCCACGGAGTGGATCTCGCTGGTGGCCGGTGTGGCCTTCCTCGGCTTCGGTGCGTGGACCCTGCGCGGGGACAAGCTCACCGAGGAGGAGAAACGCAAGGCGGAGAAGACGAACAAGACCGCGCTGGTCGCGGTGTCGGTGGCGTTCTTCCTGGCCGAGTTGGGTGACAAGACGATGCTCGCCACGATCACGCTGGCCACCAAGTACGGCTGGTTCGGCACCTGGCTCGGCTCCACGATCGGCATGGTGGCGGCGGACGCGTTGGCCATCCTGGTCGGCCGGATGCTGGGTCGTCGGCTGCCGGAGAAGACCATCAAGTACGGTGCCGCGATCCTGTTCGCCGTCTCCGGTCTGTGGCTGATCCTGGAGGCGGTGAACGAGCTGACCTGA
- the egtA gene encoding ergothioneine biosynthesis glutamate--cysteine ligase EgtA, with product MVTSPDLERSAILRESAAAGRHLARICFKTGPPTHVGVELEWTVHDAADPARPVDPGRLRAALGRHSPATLDPTSPAEPLRDGGVVTVEPGGQVEISTPPRPSTAALLRATEADIAQVTDLLAAAGLVLGRSGIDPHRRPRPVVETPRYRAMRASFDRRGPAGRVMMYGTAGLQVCLDAGEPDQVADRWAAAHAVGPPLLAAFASATRHAGRRTGWASARMAAWLAIDPARTRPVWTPGNALQDPTATWIRYVLAAPLLCRRRHGSDWTVPPGVTFADWLDGALPQPPTTDDLDYHVSTLFPPVRPRGYLELRYLDAQPERDWRLPLAVLSALFHDPATVREAYAIAAPVGHRWSAAARSGLADRALATAATGLFDLALTVLPRLDLPADTNDEIERGVRRRLAAAKEGVR from the coding sequence TTGGTGACGTCGCCCGACCTGGAACGCAGCGCCATCCTGCGGGAGTCCGCCGCCGCAGGCCGTCATCTCGCGCGGATCTGCTTCAAGACCGGTCCACCGACCCATGTCGGCGTCGAACTGGAATGGACCGTGCATGACGCCGCCGATCCCGCCCGCCCGGTCGATCCGGGGCGGTTGAGGGCGGCGCTGGGGCGGCACAGCCCCGCCACGTTGGATCCGACGAGCCCGGCCGAGCCGCTGCGAGACGGCGGAGTGGTGACCGTCGAGCCGGGTGGTCAGGTGGAGATCTCCACCCCGCCCCGACCCTCGACGGCCGCGTTACTCAGGGCCACCGAGGCTGACATCGCCCAGGTCACCGACCTGTTGGCCGCCGCCGGGCTGGTCCTGGGCCGCAGCGGCATCGACCCACACCGACGACCCCGCCCGGTGGTGGAGACTCCCCGTTACCGCGCGATGCGCGCCTCCTTCGACCGGCGTGGTCCGGCCGGCCGCGTCATGATGTACGGCACGGCGGGCCTGCAGGTCTGTCTCGACGCCGGTGAGCCGGACCAGGTCGCCGACCGGTGGGCCGCCGCCCACGCCGTCGGTCCGCCGCTGCTCGCGGCGTTCGCCTCGGCCACCCGACACGCCGGGCGTCGCACCGGTTGGGCCTCCGCCCGGATGGCCGCCTGGCTGGCCATCGACCCGGCCCGCACCCGCCCGGTGTGGACCCCCGGCAACGCCCTGCAGGACCCGACGGCGACCTGGATCCGGTACGTACTCGCCGCGCCGCTGCTCTGCCGGCGGCGGCACGGCTCGGACTGGACCGTACCGCCCGGTGTGACCTTCGCCGACTGGCTCGACGGCGCGTTGCCGCAGCCGCCCACCACCGACGACCTCGACTACCACGTCAGCACGCTCTTCCCGCCGGTGCGGCCACGCGGTTACCTGGAGTTGCGTTACCTGGACGCCCAGCCCGAGCGGGATTGGCGGCTCCCGTTGGCGGTGCTGAGCGCCCTCTTCCACGATCCAGCCACGGTCCGCGAGGCGTACGCGATCGCGGCTCCGGTGGGGCACCGCTGGTCGGCCGCCGCGCGGAGCGGTCTGGCCGACCGCGCGCTGGCCACCGCCGCGACGGGTCTGTTCGACCTGGCCCTGACCGTCCTGCCCCGGCTGGACCTGCCGGCCGACACCAACGACGAGATCGAGCGAGGGGTACGACGGCGGCTGGCCGCCGCGAAGGAGGGGGTTCGGTGA
- a CDS encoding RNA polymerase sigma factor has translation MSGDLSEAVSAAQGGDEDAFRFLYRSLQPGLLRYLTALVGADAEDVASEAWLQISRDLPSFTGGEFRAWAVTIARNRAMDHLRRLRRRPAFPVPVQALVHLASDADTAEGASETIGTETALALIATLPPREAEAVLLRAVVGLDAGSAGRVLGRRAGAVRTAAHRGLRRLATLLEREDSVAVDAVPSPRTGNGPALRASHTEPADG, from the coding sequence ATGAGTGGCGACCTGTCGGAGGCGGTCAGCGCGGCACAGGGTGGGGACGAGGATGCGTTCCGCTTCCTCTACCGCAGCCTTCAGCCGGGGCTCCTGCGTTACCTGACCGCCCTGGTCGGCGCGGACGCCGAGGACGTCGCCTCGGAGGCCTGGCTGCAGATCTCCCGCGACCTGCCCAGCTTCACCGGTGGTGAGTTCCGCGCCTGGGCCGTCACCATCGCCCGTAACCGGGCCATGGACCACCTGCGCCGGCTGCGCCGACGCCCGGCCTTCCCCGTGCCGGTGCAGGCGCTCGTCCATCTCGCCAGCGACGCGGACACCGCCGAGGGCGCCAGCGAGACGATCGGCACCGAGACGGCCCTGGCGTTGATCGCCACCCTGCCTCCCCGTGAGGCCGAAGCCGTGTTGTTGAGGGCCGTGGTGGGGCTCGACGCCGGGTCCGCCGGCCGGGTGCTGGGCCGTCGGGCCGGTGCCGTGCGGACCGCCGCACACCGGGGCCTGCGACGGCTCGCGACCCTGTTGGAGCGCGAGGATTCGGTCGCTGTCGACGCGGTGCCGTCGCCCCGCACGGGTAACGGTCCCGCCCTGCGGGCGTCGCACACCGAGCCGGCGGACGGCTGA
- the egtB gene encoding ergothioneine biosynthesis protein EgtB produces MGVSGERLRDRIAGELARARSRTSLLTEVVDDGELMRQHSPLMSPLVWDLAHVGNQEELWLVRDVGGREPVRCDIDELYDAFKQPRRDRPALPLLAPAEARAYLGTVRDKVHELLDTVAFSERPLVADGFAFGMIVQHEQQHDETMLATHQLRGGPAVLHAPPPPEPSVRVGGEVLVPAGEFTMGTDTDPWALDNERPAHRVDLPAYVIDAAPVTNGQYAAFIADGGYDDQRWWSPAGWAHRLGEGLVAPMHWRRDGDEWSYRRFGRWDRVRADEPVVHVCFYEAQAYAAWAGKRLPTEAEWEKAARWDPATGRSRRFPWGDEDPTEAHANLDQRHLWPAPVGAYPGGVSPLGVHQLIGDVWEWTSSTFGGHPGFTAFPYREYSEVFFGDDYRVLRGGSFGTDRSACRGTFRNWDYPIRRQIFSGFRCARDARPDESYR; encoded by the coding sequence GTGGGTGTGAGTGGTGAGCGGTTGCGGGACCGGATCGCTGGGGAGTTGGCGCGGGCCCGCTCGCGTACCTCGTTGTTGACCGAGGTGGTCGACGACGGTGAGTTGATGCGTCAGCATTCGCCGCTGATGTCGCCGCTGGTCTGGGATCTCGCCCACGTGGGTAACCAGGAGGAGTTGTGGCTGGTCCGCGATGTCGGCGGGCGTGAGCCGGTGCGGTGTGACATCGACGAGTTGTACGACGCGTTCAAGCAGCCGCGCCGGGACCGCCCGGCCCTGCCTCTGCTGGCGCCCGCCGAGGCGCGCGCCTATCTGGGCACGGTGCGGGACAAGGTGCACGAACTGCTGGACACGGTGGCTTTCAGCGAGCGGCCGTTGGTCGCCGACGGGTTCGCCTTCGGCATGATCGTGCAGCACGAGCAGCAGCACGACGAGACGATGCTCGCCACCCATCAACTGCGCGGGGGGCCGGCGGTGCTGCACGCTCCGCCGCCGCCCGAGCCGTCGGTCCGGGTCGGCGGGGAGGTGCTGGTGCCGGCGGGGGAGTTCACGATGGGCACCGACACCGACCCGTGGGCTCTGGACAACGAACGGCCCGCGCATCGGGTGGACCTGCCGGCGTACGTCATCGACGCGGCCCCGGTGACCAACGGGCAGTACGCGGCCTTCATCGCCGACGGCGGTTACGACGATCAGCGGTGGTGGAGCCCGGCGGGTTGGGCGCATCGGCTCGGGGAGGGGCTGGTGGCGCCGATGCACTGGCGTCGTGACGGCGACGAGTGGTCGTACCGGCGTTTCGGCCGGTGGGATCGGGTGCGCGCGGACGAGCCGGTGGTGCATGTGTGCTTCTACGAGGCGCAGGCGTACGCGGCGTGGGCCGGTAAGCGGTTGCCGACCGAGGCGGAGTGGGAGAAGGCGGCCCGGTGGGATCCGGCGACCGGGCGGTCGCGGCGTTTTCCCTGGGGCGACGAGGACCCGACCGAGGCGCACGCCAACCTGGATCAGCGGCATCTGTGGCCGGCGCCGGTGGGCGCGTACCCGGGTGGGGTGTCGCCGTTGGGTGTGCACCAGCTCATCGGTGACGTCTGGGAGTGGACGTCGAGCACGTTCGGCGGGCATCCGGGTTTCACCGCGTTTCCCTATCGCGAATACTCCGAGGTCTTCTTCGGCGACGACTACCGGGTGTTGCGGGGTGGCTCGTTCGGCACCGACCGGTCGGCCTGTCGCGGCACCTTCCGTAACTGGGACTATCCGATCCGCCGGCAGATCTTCAGTGGTTTCCGCTGTGCCCGCGACGCCCGACCGGACGAGTCGTACCGGTGA
- a CDS encoding nucleotide sugar dehydrogenase, whose product MSVEKLVVIGQGYVGLPLALRAVEAGLDVVGLDVDADRVKRLASGESFIEDIPTDRLGRALSSGRYNPSTEYSDAEGFDVCVITVPTPLRDGTPDLSFVEQAGIGIGPYVRPGCTVVLESTTYPGTTEELLRPLLEKASGLTSPGDFHLGYSPERIDPGNPTWKLENTPKVVSGVDSASLARVDEFYQRIVHRTVAVDSTRVAELTKLIENTFRQVNIALINELTMLSHHLDIDVWQAIDAAETKPFGFLPFRPGPGVGGHCLPIDPCYLSWQVKRRLGRQFRFIELANDVNHEMPEHVAQRVMAGLNRTGRSVSGARLLLLGLAYKKNTGDMRDSPAVDVARRLQALGAEVHAVEPYAEPHQIPAGVTVVGLSEREVSAADGVVVVTDHDSFDYDLVVRHARYVFDTRNRCAGPLVERL is encoded by the coding sequence GTGAGCGTTGAAAAGCTGGTCGTGATCGGTCAGGGATACGTCGGGCTGCCGCTGGCCCTGCGTGCTGTCGAAGCGGGGCTGGACGTGGTCGGCCTCGACGTCGACGCCGACCGGGTCAAGCGTCTCGCCTCCGGTGAGTCGTTCATCGAGGACATCCCGACCGACCGGCTGGGCCGGGCGTTGAGCAGCGGGCGGTACAACCCCAGCACCGAGTACTCCGACGCCGAGGGCTTCGACGTCTGCGTCATCACCGTGCCGACTCCGCTGCGCGACGGCACCCCCGATCTGAGCTTCGTCGAGCAGGCGGGTATCGGCATCGGCCCGTACGTCCGGCCGGGTTGCACAGTGGTCCTGGAGTCGACCACGTACCCGGGGACCACCGAGGAATTGCTGCGCCCGCTGTTGGAGAAGGCCAGCGGGCTGACCAGTCCGGGCGACTTCCACCTCGGCTACAGCCCGGAACGGATCGACCCGGGCAACCCGACGTGGAAGCTGGAGAACACCCCCAAGGTGGTGTCCGGGGTGGACTCGGCGTCGCTGGCCCGGGTGGACGAGTTCTACCAGCGCATCGTGCACCGCACCGTCGCGGTGGACTCCACCCGGGTCGCCGAGCTGACCAAGCTGATCGAGAACACGTTCCGCCAGGTCAACATAGCGTTGATCAACGAGCTGACGATGCTGTCGCATCACCTCGACATCGACGTCTGGCAGGCGATCGACGCCGCCGAGACCAAGCCGTTCGGGTTCCTGCCGTTCCGGCCCGGCCCCGGCGTCGGCGGGCACTGCCTGCCGATCGACCCCTGTTACCTGTCGTGGCAGGTCAAGCGCCGCCTCGGCCGACAGTTCCGGTTCATCGAGCTGGCCAACGACGTCAACCACGAGATGCCCGAACACGTCGCGCAGCGGGTCATGGCGGGATTGAACCGCACGGGCCGGTCGGTCAGCGGCGCCCGGCTGTTGCTGCTCGGCCTGGCGTACAAGAAGAACACCGGCGACATGCGGGACTCCCCGGCGGTCGACGTGGCCCGCCGGCTGCAGGCGCTCGGCGCCGAGGTCCACGCCGTGGAGCCGTACGCCGAGCCGCACCAGATCCCCGCCGGGGTCACCGTGGTCGGGCTCTCCGAGCGGGAGGTGAGCGCCGCCGACGGGGTGGTGGTGGTCACCGACCACGACAGCTTCGACTACGACCTCGTGGTCCGGCACGCCCGCTACGTGTTCGACACCCGCAACCGGTGCGCCGGCCCACTGGTCGAGCGCCTGTAG
- the egtC gene encoding ergothioneine biosynthesis protein EgtC: MCRHLVYLGVPVTLAEVLFDPPHSLVRQSWAPRDMRGGGTINADGFGVGWYPGGGEPVRYRRAQPIWSDPTIAQLAAVTRTGAVLAAVRSATVGMAVLDGAAAPFAEGRWLFSHNGVVRGWPDALVPLAAGLPVRDLLTLDAATDSALLWALVRHRLRAGDDPADAVGRTVADVAAAAPGSRLNLLLTDGRRVVASVAGHALSVREAPGSVLLASEPYDDDPGWRAAPEGHLVLATADEVRTRPLPTR, encoded by the coding sequence ATGTGCCGTCATCTGGTCTACCTGGGGGTGCCGGTCACCCTGGCGGAGGTGTTGTTCGATCCGCCGCACTCGTTGGTGCGGCAGTCCTGGGCCCCTCGGGACATGCGCGGCGGCGGCACCATCAACGCGGACGGGTTCGGCGTCGGCTGGTACCCGGGCGGGGGTGAGCCGGTGCGGTATCGACGGGCGCAGCCGATCTGGAGTGATCCGACGATCGCCCAGTTGGCGGCGGTGACCCGGACCGGCGCGGTGCTCGCGGCGGTGCGGTCGGCCACGGTCGGGATGGCGGTGCTCGACGGCGCGGCCGCGCCGTTCGCCGAGGGGCGGTGGTTGTTCAGCCACAACGGTGTCGTCCGCGGCTGGCCGGACGCGTTGGTGCCGCTCGCCGCCGGTCTGCCGGTGCGTGACCTGCTCACGTTGGACGCCGCCACCGACTCGGCGTTGCTGTGGGCGCTGGTGCGGCACCGGTTGCGCGCCGGGGACGACCCGGCGGACGCGGTCGGGCGGACGGTGGCCGACGTCGCCGCGGCGGCCCCCGGGTCGCGGCTGAATCTGCTGCTCACCGACGGCCGCCGGGTGGTGGCGAGTGTGGCCGGGCACGCCCTGTCGGTACGCGAGGCGCCGGGTTCGGTGCTGCTGGCCTCGGAGCCGTACGACGACGACCCCGGGTGGCGGGCGGCACCGGAGGGGCACCTGGTCCTGGCCACCGCCGACGAGGTGCGGACACGTCCACTTCCGACCCGCTGA